In Deltaproteobacteria bacterium PRO3, the sequence CCGATCGCGGTCCGCACCGCCGACTGCGTGCCGGTCTTCATCGCCCACCCCAAACGGGTCATCGCCGTGGTTCACGCCGGCTGGCGCGGGACCGTCGCGGGCATTCTGGAAAAGACCCTGGCGAAGATGCGCGACTCCTTCGACCTGGACCTGTCCGAGGCGGCGCTGGCCGTCGGTCCGGCCATCGGCCCGGAGTGCTACGAGGTGGGCGAGGACGTGGCCGCGGCCTTTCGCGGCCGCGGGGACTCGGCTTTCCTGAAGGAGCTCGAAAACGGAAAGTTTATGCTGGATCTCAAGGCGGCCAACGCCGCCCAGGCCAGGCGGCTGGGCGTGGCCGTGGAAAATATCGAATTGAGGCCGGAGTGCACCCGCTGCGAGGCGGAGCGCTTCCACTCGCACCGCGCGGCCCTGGCGCGCGGCGAGGCCAAGGCCGGGCGCAACTACTCTTGGCTCATGATCTCGCCTTGACCTCCGACGATCAACTCGGGGATGCGCAGGGTGGGTTGGGCGTCGGCGACCGGGACGCCCTGACCGTCCTTGCCGCAGGTGCCCAGGCCGTAGCCCAGGTCGCTGCCGACGCGGTCGATGGTTTGAAGCACCTGGGGGCCGTTGCCCGTCAGCGTGGCGCCCCGCACGGCGTGCTCGAGCTTCCCCTTGCGGATCAAGAAGCCCTCGCCGACCTCGAAGACGAAGTCCCCGTTCACCGTGTTGACCTGTCCCGAGCCCATCCGGGTGACGTAGAGCCCCCGCTCCACCTCCCGGAGGATCGCGGCGGGATCGTCCTTGCCCGGGGCGATCATCGTGTTGGTCATGCGGACGATGGGGCGGTGGCGGTAGGACTCGCGGCGGCCGTTGGCCGTGGAGGGAACCCCGTCGCGCTCGGCGTAAATCCGGTTGTACATGTAGTTCTTCAAGACGCCGCGGTCGATGAGGACGTTGCGGCGCGCGGGCGTCCCTTCGTCGTCGAAGAGGAAGGAGCCGCGCTTTCCGGGCAGCGTCGGATCGTCGAGGACGGTGATGAGCGGATTGGCCACCGCCTCGCCCAGGCGGCCCTGATAGACGGAAAGTCCCTCACGGGCGAGGTCGGCCTC encodes:
- the pgeF gene encoding peptidoglycan editing factor PgeF is translated as MIPFEPFDKIRGAFLGAGYGDLSGEFFEVKQVHGDGIVVLREARDIARHAGREADAVICARWAVPIAVRTADCVPVFIAHPKRVIAVVHAGWRGTVAGILEKTLAKMRDSFDLDLSEAALAVGPAIGPECYEVGEDVAAAFRGRGDSAFLKELENGKFMLDLKAANAAQARRLGVAVENIELRPECTRCEAERFHSHRAALARGEAKAGRNYSWLMISP